The genomic stretch AGCGCTTTAAGGGGCTCGGTGAGATGAATCCCCTGCAGTTGCGGGAAACAACCATGGCCCCGGATACTCGCCGGTTGGTTCAGTTAACCGTTGAAACGGGTGACGAAACCTCAGGTTCGATGGATATGTTGCTCGCCAAGAAGCGCGCTAGCGATCGTAAACAATGGCTGGAAAGCAGTGGTAACCTGGCCGACGTCTGAGTCGATTGCCGAATACTATAAGAGATAACGAGTCGTATGACAGATCAGATTATCATCGGTGATGATGGCGTTGAGCGTCAGAGCCTGAAAGATTACACCCGTAATGCGTACCTCAATTATTCCATGTACGTGATCCTCGATCGCGCGTTGCCCCATGTCGGGGACGGCCTGAAGCCGGTGCAACGCCGAATCGTTTACGCCATGAGCGAACTGGGGCTGAAAAACAGCGCCAAGTATAAAAAATCCGCTCGTACCATCGGTGATGTGCTGGGTAAGTTTCACCCCCATGGTGATAGCGCCTGCTATGAAGCCATGGTGTTGATGGCGCAGCCTTTTTCCTATCGTTATACGCTGGTGGAAGGACAGGGTAACTGGGGCTCTCCGGATGACCCGAAATCTTTTGCCGCCATGCGGTACACAGAAGCCAAACTATCCACCTACTCGGAAGTATTGCTGAGCGAATTGGGTCAGGGAACGGTCGATTGGATCCCTAACTTCGATGGTACCCTGGACGAGCCCGCGACTTTGCCGGCGCGTTTACCGAATGTCCTGTTGAATGGCGGTACCGGTATCGCGGTGGGGATGGCGACCGATATTCCGCCCCATAACCTGAGGGAAGTGGCGGCGGCCTGTGTGCATCTGTTGGAGCACCCCAAAGCGACCCTGGAAGACCTTTGTGAACACGTTAAAGGTCCCGATTTTCCGACCGACGCTGAGTTGATAACACCTCCGGCTGATCTGTTAAAAATGTATCAGAGTGGTCGTGGCAGTTTGCGTATGCGGGCGGTGTACCTGAATGAAAATGGCGATGTGGTCATTACTGCACTGCCGCATCAGGTGTCCGGCGCCAAGGTGTTGGAGCAGATTGCCGACCAGATGCAGAAAAAGAAGCTGCCGATGGTGGCCGACCTGCGTGATGAGTCAGACCATGAAAACCCAACCCGGCTGGTCATCGTGCCCCGTTCCAACCGAGTGGATGTCGAGCAGTTGATGAATCACCTGTTTGCGACCACGGATCTGGAACGGACCTATAGGGTTAACCTGAATGTGATCGGCATCGATGGCCGGCCGCAGGTGAAAGCGCTCGATCAGCTGTTGCGTGAATGGCTCAGCTATCGAACCGAAACGGTACGCCGTCGTTTGCAATATCGCCTCGACAAGGTCAACAAGCGCCTGCATCTGCTCGATGGTTTGCTGATCGCTTTTCTCAACCTCGATGAAGTGATTCATATCATTCGCACCGAGGATGAACCCAAGGCTGTTTTGATGGAGCGCTTTGGTCTGACCGACGTGCAGGCGGATTATATTCTCGACACAAGGTTACGCCAGCTGGCGCGGCTGGAAGAGATGAAAATCCGTACCGAGCAGTCGGAGTTGGAAACCGAACGCGACAAGCTGGAGAAGATTCTGGGCTCCGAAGCCCGTCTCAAAACGCTGATCAAGAAAGAGATCATCAAAGACGCTGAAACCTACGGCGACGATCGACGCTCGCCCATTCGGGTTCGCAGTGAAGCCCGAGCCCTGGATGAAACAGAGTTGATGCCGGCGGAGCCGGTAACGGTGGTGTTGTCACAGAAAGGCTGGATTCGCTCGGCCAAAGGGCACGAAGTGGATCCGCAAGCGCTCAGTTATAAATCGGGTGATGCTTACCAACTATCGGTTAAAGGTCGAAGTAACCAGCCCACGGTCGTGATCGATTCCACCGGTCGTAGTTACAGTGTCGTGACTCACACCCTGCCTTCGGCACGCGGTCAGGGGGAGCCGTTAACCGGGCGTTTGAATGTGCCCTCGGGTGCCGGGTTTGAAGGCATGTTGATCGGTGAGGATCGGCAACGTTTCCTGATGGCCTCGGATGCGGGCTATGGTTTTGTCACCCGCCTCGGCGATCTGCAAAGCAAGAATCGCTCGGGTAAAGCGGCACTGACGTTGCCCAGGGGCGCGCGAGTAATGACGCCGCTGCCCATTGATAATGTCGATGAGCAGCAGGTCGCGGCGGTCACCAACGAGGGGCGCTTATTACTGTTCCCATTGGCTGATTTACCGGAGCTGGCGCGGGGCAAGGGCAATAAGATTATCAATATTGCCGCCGCCAGAGTCGCCGAGCGAGAAGAGTTTGTAGTGGGTTTGGCCGTGTTGTCGCCCAAGCAAACCCTGGTGCTGTATGCGGGTAAACGCCACCTGAATCTACGACCTTCTGACCTGGAGCATTATCTGGGTGAGCGAGGCCGTCGTGGCAATAAACTGCCGCGAGGCTTCCAGAAAGTGGATAGCATCGAAGCCGAAGCCTAGGGGGCTGTTTAATCAGGATGCCTGGGTCATCCACAGCCGTTTCCCGCAGCTCGGGGAGCGGCCATGACTTCAGGCAGACAGCCGATCCTGCGCCCCGATTTGCTGGCATTGTTGGTCGAGAAGATGCTGATAGCTGACATGCACCTCGGTGATTCGAGAGGGGGCTTCAGCACCTCGCTCTTCCAAGGTGATCCGGCTTTCTTCATTCAGTGCTTCCGCCAGCTCTGGGCAGATAGCAACACCGTTGCGATGATCTTGTACGGCCAGTTGATAAGCGACTGATGCGGCAGTGCTCTGTTGCAGTGGGTGGTCATCCTGAGACTCGCTTGTGTGCTGGTAGCACATGCCTATGCCCAGGCTAAAACCGGGCTGCTGTTGCTGCTTTCTATGCTGGCTTAACCGTTCTAGCAACAGGGCGCAACAAGTGGCACTGAACAGAAAGTCTTCATTAAATGCTTCGGGAAAACTAAAGAAAGCCTGCCCTTCGGCGGAAAAACTCAGTTCACCATTGTACAGGCGGGCAGCTTGTTGCATGGCCTGACTTTGTTGCTTGACTAGCAAGGCAAAATCTCCCGGATTCATGCATTGCTGGAGTGTGGGCAGGTTATTCAGGCGAATACAAAGCAGCGCTCGCGGGCCTTGCTCGAAGCTTGATGATGGCGCGTTAGTTTCATTGCTGTGTTCTTTCAGGCCTTGATCAACCTTTTCCGTATACTCAATTGGGTCATCGTTTGCCTTTGCAGGGATCGCCGTTTGTCCGGAGCTTGAAGTCATGCGCTCCTCTCTGGGCAGGTGTCGGAGCAGTAGAAACGCTACCACCATCAGCAATAGCGCCGACAGGGCTATCAGTGTTACGGCATCTGTGGCCGGTTTGCGAATATATTGATCGTTTAGGCGCACCCGAACGTAGCCGGCGATCACTTCCTGGTAATGGACCGGCGCCGTAAACAAGCGTCCTTCATCACTGCTGTTGAAACTGCGCCCGGCAAGCAACTGGTTATCGATGCTATAGACATTAATGGCCGCAATGTAAGGGTTATCGCTAAGCTGGTTGAGCATGATATTAAGGCTTAGGCGGTCGTTACTGACCAGGAGTTCAGTGGCCTGGTGAGCCGTCTGAACGGCCAGGGTGTCGCCAAAAACATAGGCCTGGGTTTCGCTGGTAAAGCGGACTTGCTGGTACGCAATAGCACTAAACAACAGCACGCTCGCGACATAGAAGAGTCCAAGAATGAGAGCGTAACGCTGGCTAAAAAAAGTGGTCAGGCTATTTGGCACGTTAAATATCTTGAGGCAGCTAGCAAAAGGAAAGGGTGATTGAATGCGCGCATATTGTAGCCTGAAACCATCAAACTGTCGCAACCGGAAACACATTCACAAGGATCTCGGTTACAATAGCTGCCCAGTTTCGTGAACGGATTATCGATGTGAGCCAGATCATCCTTATTAATGTGTCGGGGCAGGATAAGCCCGGCTTAACCTCTTCCATTACCGGTATCATGGCGGAGTTTAATTTAACCATCCTTGATATTGGCCAGGCGGTGATTCATAACCATCTGACCTGGGGTATCCTGGTTCAGATTCCGACAGAACAGGAATCGGCGCCCCTGCTGAAAGATTTGCTATTCCATATGCACGAGCTGGAGTTGCAGGTACGGTTTGATGCGATCTCACTCGAAGAATATGAGCACTGGGTGAGTGGTAAGGGCAAGGCGCGCTATATCATCACATTGCTTTCCCGCTCGATAGGTGCCGAGCAAATTGCCAAGGTGTCTGCGATTACCGCCGAGCATGGCTTGAATATCGATAGCATCAATCGCTTGTCCAGCCGGGTTTCACTGGAAGCCCCCGGTAGTCATAACAAAGCCTGTCTGGAATTTTCGGTGCGCGGAAGTGCGCCGGATCTGGAGGCGTTAAAAGCGGACTTTTTGCACATATCCAGCGAGTTGGAAGTGGATATTGCCTTTCAGGAAGACAATATTTTTCGCCGCAATCGACGCCTGGTAGTGTTCGATATGGACTCTACCCTGATTGATGCCGAAGTGATCGATGAGCTGGCAAAGGCGGCCGGAGTGGGTGACCAGGTGGTAGCCATTACCGAGCAGGCGATGCGTGGAGAAATTGATTTCACCGAGAGTTTCAGTCGTCGGGTGGCTTTACTGAAAGGGCTTGATGAAAGCAAGTTGGCGGAGGTTGCAGGCCAGCTGCGTATGACCGAAGGGGCAGAAACGCTGGTATCAACATTGAAAGGCTTGGGCTATAAAACGGCTATTCTATCCGGCGGTTTTACGTACTTTGCCAGACATTTGCAGCAGCGCTTGGGCATTGATTACATCCATGCCAATGAACTCGAGATTGAGCATGGCAAGGTGACTGGAAGGGTGACCGGGACCGTTGTCGATGGTCAGCGCAAAGCCCATTTGTTGCAACAAATTGCTCGTGAAGAAGGGATTCGTCTGGAACAGGTCATTGCTGTCGGCGATGGTGCAAACGATCTTCCCATGCTCAGTGTGGCAGGGCTTGGTGTGGCTTTTCGAGCTAAGCCGATCGTTAAGGAAAGCGCCGAACAATCGATTTCAACTTTGGGTCTGGATGCAGTTTTGTACCTGATTGGTTTTCGGGATCGGGACCAGGTTTAGGATTGACAAGGCAATAAAAAAGGCGGCCAATGACCGCCTTTTTTATTGCCTTGAGCAGTTACATATCGCTGGAGAAATCATAATCCATGTTTTCAGCGGGACCTTGCAGATAGTAGCCCTGGATGTAATTGACACCGGCCTGCCAGAGTGTGGACAGCATGGGGGCCGATTCGACCATTGGCACGATGGTCAGTTTTCCTTCCCCTTGCAGTGAGCTGATCATCGTCTTCAGGTTTTCCAGAGTATCATCGTTGTCGATATCTTCGCTGAAGGAGCCGTCGAGCTTTACGAACGCCACGTCGAGGTGTTTGAGGTTATTGAAGGGGTTCAGAGACCCCCCAAAATGGCCCAGGGCAACACGGCAATGCAATTCATTGATCGCCGCGGTCAGCTCTTTGGCTTGTTTGAGGTGAGTGCTGGCATCTTTTTCAGATATTTCGAAAATAATCGCATCGCTTGGCAGGCGAGCGGCCTTGAGGGCGACACTCAACCAGGGCGGCAATGTAGGATCCATGATTGAGTCGCCACTCAGATGGATAAACAGGCGCGTATCGTGGCCGTTGGCACGGTGCCCTGCCAACAGTTTGATTGACTGCAAGATCGCCCAGCGGTCAATTTTGGTGCTGAGGCCGGCCTCGCTGGCAATGCCCATAAATTCTTTGGGGCTGATTTCGTTATTTTCGCCATCGATCAGGCGCAGTAGTACTTCGTAATGTTCGTGGCTGTCACCGCGCAGGCTGATGATTGGCTGGAACAGGAGTTTGAAGCTGTTGTTATCCAGCGCCTGTTGAATCATCGCCCCGATATCACCCTTATTCGCTTGCGCTTCGATATCGTCTTTGGGGTTGTGCAGATGACATCGGCTACCACCTGCTGCCTGTGCTCGGCTGGCGGCTTTCTGCGCGCGATCCATGATGCCGGATGCTGAGCTGGTGGTTTCATTGACGATGGCAATACCAATGCTGCAAGTGGTTTGCACCGTGACGCCGGACACGTCGGACATATGTTCGGCGACTTCTTTACAAATCTTCTCACCGACGGCTTTCAGTTTGTCGATTTGATCACTGCCCACCAGGCCTAGGAAAATATCGTCGCCATAGCGAGCCAGTATGTTAGGGCTGGGGACATTCTCTTTTAGTAAGGAACCGATATCTGTTAGCACCAGATCGGTGCCCGAAATGCCAGCCTTTTCACGAATCTCGGCAAAGTTATCCAGCGAGAAATAGAAAACCGAACTGTTCTTGTTGGTAGCGACGGCGCGCTCAATGGCGGCGTCGAGTTGCTGGGAAAAGTAGTCGCGATTAAACAGACCGGTGACCAGATCCTGAGTACTTATCTCTTTCAGCTTCTCTTCGAGTTCCGGGTTGCCGGTATCCACTCGAATGACGACTTGCTCGCAGGGTTCTCCGTCGTAGCTGGCGGGAGAAAACTCCATATTCGCTTTAAATTGACTTTCATCCTGGCGTTGCCCGGAACAGACCAGCTTTCTTTCCGCGCCTTTTTCGCGCTGGTGCTCCTTGAGCATCTTTTTGATGTTGGCCTGGTCTTCGGAGGCCACCATATCGATGATTGGCATACCGGCCAGATCGTCGGCATCCTCATACCCAAAGAGTTCGACATAAGCACGGTTGGCGTAGATGTGCATGCCGTCATGGATATAGGCGATGGCGTCTACCGAACTGTCGAGCAGTAGCTGGCAGCGTTTCTCGGTCTCTTTAAGGCTGACTTCCAGCTGGCGGCGTTTGCGGCGCTCTTCGAGTTGTGCCAGTTCTTTATTGGCAACCAGTACCAGACGCTTGTCTTCATCGTAGGGAATGACATCGCGAAAGCCTTTTAGCAGCGCTTCGGTGATTTGCTGTTGGCTGGGTTCGGGCAGCAATAGCAGAACCGGGATATCCTTGTGCATCGAATTGACGATATCCAGAGCCTGATCGGCACTGATCTCATCGCTGTCTTCGCTGGCCAGTAGTAGATCCCAAGTCTGGTTTTGCAGCTCTTCTTCCAAAGCTTCCGCAGAAATGGTGCGGTGTGCCCTGGTCGCGTGGCCGGAATTGCGGAAGACGTTGACGAGCTGCTCAGCATCGTTTTGCGATTCTTCGATGATTAGCAGACGGAGGGTCTTTTTATCCTTGGGCATAGTGCGACAAATCGTTAATCTGTTTGGCTGAAGGAAAGGAAGGGCTGCTCATTATCGAGCAAGCGCAGGGCGAAGCGCCCATCTGGAGAGGTAGCATCGTACCATAGTTCATGGGAACCTGCGTTCGATTTTATTGACACTTTGGTCGAAGCGGGAAGAAATTTTGCCGACCAGTTCATAGTAACTTCCATACAGAGCTAAAATCGTCATCATCATTGCCTTCACTTGGGGGCTTGGCTGTGGGTGTTTCCAGCAGTTGTTGCAAGTATTTAAACTCAAACTGAGAGAAGCTGCGGGTGCCCATCAGTTTGTGAGTCAGCTGGCCTTTCTGCTCGCTGCCCTGTTGGCTAAGCAATACTTTGTTGCCCTCTTCAAAGGGGCGCAAAGGTGTAATCAGTGTTGCTGGTTGTGCGATGGCAGGAATGGCCGGTAACAGGAATGCTCGCATGGCCAGGCTGGAATCGCTGGATTTTCTCAGAAGTGAGAGCGCGCAAGGTTGAGCGTTAGGAGTAAGGAGTTCGATACCCATCAGGGTGCGCTCCGGGGATTCAATCTTGATCCAGCGAATCACGGCCAGGCACCATTGCTCGCGATTGTTTTCTCGAACACCAATCAACTCACCTGATTGGGTGTGGGTGGGCAGGTTGCCTCGCCAGATAACGCAATAACCGCCAGGGCTGGTGTTTTCGAGATGGGTGAGGTGGATCTTGTAGGGGGCCTCTTTCTTTGCATCGGCTTCGGGGTTGAATTTGATTGATTCCCCGTCACGTAAGGGCGAATTGAGTTTTAAATCAGTGGTGTCGGCATCAAAGGCATTGGCCCAGGCATCCGAGTTGACGCCGCCAGCGGCGAAACGTGTGTTGCGTTCTTTTCTGCTGTAGCGAATGAGTTGTTCATCGAAATTTTTTTCGCCACTTAGGTAATAGTGGATTGCACTCAAGCCAATAATAATCTGTAACGAACCGTTGCTTGGGATGCGTTTGAACACGCGTTCTTTCAACGGTCCCCAGGCCTGAATCAGGTGCTTGATCAGCTCCTGAGACATTGACTTTGGAATGGTTAAGGCGCTCGATTCGCCCGGCATTCCGGGCATCCTGCTGGCCTGCTCAATAGCTTGCATCAAGGGTACGCTATTGAGTCCGCGGCTGGCCGGGGTAGAAGGCTCCCGGGTCAGGGCAAAATAGGTAGGAGGCTGGTCGGCTTCAAGATTGACGATAAAAATAGGTTCTTGCCGAGTAATTCTTTGCACCCGAATCAGGGGAGACCAGATCTCCAGCGCGTTGAACACCTGTTGCAGGTCGGCTTGGCGCAGCTGGTTGGCCCGGGAGCAGGCCATGAGCATGATACGGCAAAACAGGCTGCCCGGGGTTGAGCTGCTGATGTAGCTGTTTTGCCGGTCTGCTACCTCGTGTTTCAGTAGTTGAAGTGATTCGGCCGCCTGGAAAAGTTGCCCAAGTTCCAGCCAGAGATATCTGGGGGCAGGGCAGTAGAGTTGATAAGCCCTCACCTGTGCCCGGGCCAGTTCTGACATGGCTCGATGGATAGCGTTACCGCACGATATGCTATTGGCTGGGTCATTCAGGGTGTCGAGTACTACTTGCTTGTAGCCGGTAGCAAGGTTCATCTGCAGGGCTTGGGCAAGGTTGGCAACTTTTTTCTGTTGCTCGTTAAGTATCACGCTTTGCCCAAGGTAGTGCTTGCTCAGAGCATCCAGTGCGAAATAGATGGTTGGGCGTAGGGCTTCCAGCATCTGGTACCGCAGTGCGGGCTTGGCAACCAGCTTGTTGAGCTCTATCAGTGCCGTGTAGAGCTGTCGCGACAGTTCGCCCAGATTGGCTTTGGGCAAGCTGTTCAACCAGTTTTCCAGGCCAACAACGCTGGACGTGCAGAAACTGAGATCGCTGAGCGTTCTCTGAGGTACTCTCAGCTGTAATTGGGTGATCTCGTTATCCATTCAATCCTGCATTGTCAAACAGCAGACACTGTGTGTTGCATGCTAAATTAAACCGCTTTCGGGGACTATATAGCCATACTGTCTAGAACTATAGCCTAGAAAATAAAACGTTGAAATATCAGCAAAAAATCCTGTCGGTACGAAAAGTGATGATGACGATCAGCCCATGATGGTTTTGGCGTTTTTCCCGGCACTTTCGCGCACCAGAGACGGTACCAGATAGCCACTGCAGCGCCCTCGCAGGTTAGCGATAATCTGCTGGGCCCGCTTTTCTGCTACCTCGAAGTGAGCGGCTCCCTCTACTCGGTCGAGCAGATGAAGGTAGTAAGGTTGAACTCCGGCGTCAAACAGGCGATTACTCAAGGCCTCCAGAGTCGCTTCGTTATCATTGATGCCATGCAGCAATACCGATTGATTGAGTAGCCTGACCCCATGCCGGCTGAGTTTATGCATGGCGAGGGCAACGGCCTCGTCTATTTCGTTGGGGTGGTTGCTGTGAATTACCATTATTTTGTGCAGTCGACCCTCGCCCATCCAGTGCAGCAGCCTGTCGTCGATGCGCTGCGGGATAACAACGGGCATGCGAGTGTGAATACGAAGGCGCTTGAGGTGGGGGATCTTATCCAGTTCTGCGCATAACCAGGCAAGTCGTTGATCATTAACCGCGAGGGGCTCACCACCACTGAAAATGACTTCATCGATCTCGGGCCTCTGGTGAATATAGTCCAGCACTTTGAGCCAATGTGCGCGATCCGGTGTGTTGTCCTGGTAGGGGAAATGGCGGCGAAAACAGTAGCGGCAGTTAATCGCGCAGTGCCCGGCCAGGGTCAGCAATACTCGATTATGGTATTTGTGGATCAGCCCGGGCAACGGGTTGCTAGCGGCTTCTCCCAGTGGGTCGCTATTGAATCCTGGCGTCTGATGCAGCTCCTGCGCGGAGGGTAATACCTGTAGCAGCAGCGGATCCTTTGGGTCACCTCGCTTAATGCGAGCCAGATAGGGTTCGGGGACTACAACCGAAAATTGCTGGTGGGCCTGTTCGAGCAAGGAGCTGGCTTCTGCTTCCAGGTCGAGGGCTTGTAACAACTGATTTGGATCACGAATAGCATCACCAAGCAGCTGTTGCCAACTGCTGGTCTGCACAGAAGGGATGGTTCGCGCTATCATAGGGGTTTTAACCGACACTGGTGTATATAGAAAATGGCGAGTTATTCTACCAACGAATTCAAGTCTGGTCTCAAATTGATGGTGGAGGGTGATCCCTGCTCTATTCTGGAAAATGAGTTCGTCAAACCTGGTAAAGGCCAGGCCTTCAGTCGTGTCAAGTTCCGCAACCTCAAGACCGGTCGGGTGTGGGAACGTACCTTCAAGTCGGGCGAGTCACTGGAAGGGGCGGATGTGATGGACCTGGATATGGAATACCTTTACACCGATGGCGAGTTTTGGCACTTCATGATGACGGACGGTTCTTTCGAGCAACACGCTGCGGATGCCAAGGCGGTAGGTGATACTGTTAACTGGCTGAAAGAGCAGGAAAAGTACGAAGTTACCCTCTATAACGGTGCGCCTTTGAGTGTCACAGCCCCCAATTTTGTCGAGCTTGAAGTGGCGGAAACCGACCCGGGCCTCAAGGGAGATACTGCCCAGGGTGGCTCCAAGCCGGCGACTCTGAGTACCGGAGCCGTGGTCAAAGTGCCCCTGTTTATCAATACTGGCGAAATTCTAAAAATCGATACCCGTACGGGTGAGTATGTGAACCGCGCCAAAGGCTAGTATTCGGGCGCAGTCGGTGGTCGCGCCCCTGTTTATTCTCTATTCAGATCCGGATGCGTTATGACCGATACCCAGTGGCGTCCTAGTGGCGCCCTCCCCGAACTTCAGCGTCGCGCAACACTGTTGCGAGATATCCGTCGATACTTCGATCAACAACAGGTGATGGAAGTAGAAACACCAGTGCTGTCGCGAGCCGCAGTCACGGATCTGCACATCGATAGCTTTAGTACCCGTTTTCTGCCAACAGGGGGCGGTCGTAACCAAACCCGCTTTTTGC from Aestuariirhabdus haliotis encodes the following:
- the parC gene encoding DNA topoisomerase IV subunit A yields the protein MTDQIIIGDDGVERQSLKDYTRNAYLNYSMYVILDRALPHVGDGLKPVQRRIVYAMSELGLKNSAKYKKSARTIGDVLGKFHPHGDSACYEAMVLMAQPFSYRYTLVEGQGNWGSPDDPKSFAAMRYTEAKLSTYSEVLLSELGQGTVDWIPNFDGTLDEPATLPARLPNVLLNGGTGIAVGMATDIPPHNLREVAAACVHLLEHPKATLEDLCEHVKGPDFPTDAELITPPADLLKMYQSGRGSLRMRAVYLNENGDVVITALPHQVSGAKVLEQIADQMQKKKLPMVADLRDESDHENPTRLVIVPRSNRVDVEQLMNHLFATTDLERTYRVNLNVIGIDGRPQVKALDQLLREWLSYRTETVRRRLQYRLDKVNKRLHLLDGLLIAFLNLDEVIHIIRTEDEPKAVLMERFGLTDVQADYILDTRLRQLARLEEMKIRTEQSELETERDKLEKILGSEARLKTLIKKEIIKDAETYGDDRRSPIRVRSEARALDETELMPAEPVTVVLSQKGWIRSAKGHEVDPQALSYKSGDAYQLSVKGRSNQPTVVIDSTGRSYSVVTHTLPSARGQGEPLTGRLNVPSGAGFEGMLIGEDRQRFLMASDAGYGFVTRLGDLQSKNRSGKAALTLPRGARVMTPLPIDNVDEQQVAAVTNEGRLLLFPLADLPELARGKGNKIINIAAARVAEREEFVVGLAVLSPKQTLVLYAGKRHLNLRPSDLEHYLGERGRRGNKLPRGFQKVDSIEAEA
- a CDS encoding EAL domain-containing response regulator, giving the protein MPKDKKTLRLLIIEESQNDAEQLVNVFRNSGHATRAHRTISAEALEEELQNQTWDLLLASEDSDEISADQALDIVNSMHKDIPVLLLLPEPSQQQITEALLKGFRDVIPYDEDKRLVLVANKELAQLEERRKRRQLEVSLKETEKRCQLLLDSSVDAIAYIHDGMHIYANRAYVELFGYEDADDLAGMPIIDMVASEDQANIKKMLKEHQREKGAERKLVCSGQRQDESQFKANMEFSPASYDGEPCEQVVIRVDTGNPELEEKLKEISTQDLVTGLFNRDYFSQQLDAAIERAVATNKNSSVFYFSLDNFAEIREKAGISGTDLVLTDIGSLLKENVPSPNILARYGDDIFLGLVGSDQIDKLKAVGEKICKEVAEHMSDVSGVTVQTTCSIGIAIVNETTSSASGIMDRAQKAASRAQAAGGSRCHLHNPKDDIEAQANKGDIGAMIQQALDNNSFKLLFQPIISLRGDSHEHYEVLLRLIDGENNEISPKEFMGIASEAGLSTKIDRWAILQSIKLLAGHRANGHDTRLFIHLSGDSIMDPTLPPWLSVALKAARLPSDAIIFEISEKDASTHLKQAKELTAAINELHCRVALGHFGGSLNPFNNLKHLDVAFVKLDGSFSEDIDNDDTLENLKTMISSLQGEGKLTIVPMVESAPMLSTLWQAGVNYIQGYYLQGPAENMDYDFSSDM
- the serB gene encoding phosphoserine phosphatase SerB gives rise to the protein MSQIILINVSGQDKPGLTSSITGIMAEFNLTILDIGQAVIHNHLTWGILVQIPTEQESAPLLKDLLFHMHELELQVRFDAISLEEYEHWVSGKGKARYIITLLSRSIGAEQIAKVSAITAEHGLNIDSINRLSSRVSLEAPGSHNKACLEFSVRGSAPDLEALKADFLHISSELEVDIAFQEDNIFRRNRRLVVFDMDSTLIDAEVIDELAKAAGVGDQVVAITEQAMRGEIDFTESFSRRVALLKGLDESKLAEVAGQLRMTEGAETLVSTLKGLGYKTAILSGGFTYFARHLQQRLGIDYIHANELEIEHGKVTGRVTGTVVDGQRKAHLLQQIAREEGIRLEQVIAVGDGANDLPMLSVAGLGVAFRAKPIVKESAEQSISTLGLDAVLYLIGFRDRDQV
- the epmB gene encoding EF-P beta-lysylation protein EpmB, whose amino-acid sequence is MIARTIPSVQTSSWQQLLGDAIRDPNQLLQALDLEAEASSLLEQAHQQFSVVVPEPYLARIKRGDPKDPLLLQVLPSAQELHQTPGFNSDPLGEAASNPLPGLIHKYHNRVLLTLAGHCAINCRYCFRRHFPYQDNTPDRAHWLKVLDYIHQRPEIDEVIFSGGEPLAVNDQRLAWLCAELDKIPHLKRLRIHTRMPVVIPQRIDDRLLHWMGEGRLHKIMVIHSNHPNEIDEAVALAMHKLSRHGVRLLNQSVLLHGINDNEATLEALSNRLFDAGVQPYYLHLLDRVEGAAHFEVAEKRAQQIIANLRGRCSGYLVPSLVRESAGKNAKTIMG
- the efp gene encoding elongation factor P is translated as MASYSTNEFKSGLKLMVEGDPCSILENEFVKPGKGQAFSRVKFRNLKTGRVWERTFKSGESLEGADVMDLDMEYLYTDGEFWHFMMTDGSFEQHAADAKAVGDTVNWLKEQEKYEVTLYNGAPLSVTAPNFVELEVAETDPGLKGDTAQGGSKPATLSTGAVVKVPLFINTGEILKIDTRTGEYVNRAKG